The proteins below are encoded in one region of Eulemur rufifrons isolate Redbay chromosome 2, OSU_ERuf_1, whole genome shotgun sequence:
- the LOC138380882 gene encoding C3 and PZP-like alpha-2-macroglobulin domain-containing protein 8 — MAAIPSLPTGLFVSARGDGCCLMQVDITYNMPDPVAKPAFQLLVNLQEPEVQGHPPAAPASVTAKGPRGDRHPADDDDPAADQHHQEYKVTLEVCTKWLHAGSSNMAVLEVPLLSGFQVDTESLEQLLFDKHIGMRRYEVAGRRVLFYFDEIPSRCLTCMRFGALREYVVGRTSVLPVSLNDYYEPAFEATRFYISTGSLLTRELCAWPACNKVERTAAPAQ, encoded by the exons ATGGCGGCG ATTCCCAGCCTCCCCACGGGGCTGTTTGTGAGTGCCAGGGGGGACGGCTGCTGTCTGATGCAG GTTGACATCACCTACAATATGCCCGACCCAGTGGCCAAGCCGGCTTTCCAGCTGCTTGTCAACCTCCAGGAGCCTGAAGTCCAAGGGCACCCACCTGCTGCGCCCGCCTCCGTCACTGCCAAGGGCCCCCGAGGGGACCGGCACCCAGCTGACGATGATGACCCAGCTGCGGACCAGCATCACCAGGAATACAAGGTGACGCTGGAGGTGTGCACCAA GTGGCTGCATGCAGGGTCCTCCAACATGGCTGTCCTTGAGGTGCCCCTGCTGTCGGGCTTCCAGGTGGACACCGAGAGTCTGGAGCAG TTGCTCTTTGACAAGCACATCGGGATGAGGAGGTACGAGGTGGCTGGACGCAGAGTACTCTTCTACTTTGATGAG ATCCCCAGCCGGTGCCTGACGTGCATGAGGTTCGGGGCGCTCCGCGAGTATGTGGTGGGCAGGACGTCGGTGCTGCCCGTGTCCCTGAACGACTACTACGAGCCCG CCTTCGAGGCCACGCGCTTCTACATCAGCACAGGCAGCCTGCTCACCAGGGAGCTGTGCGCCTGGCCCGCCTGCAACAAGGTGGAGCGCACGGCAGCCCCAGCCCAGTGA